The following proteins come from a genomic window of Mycolicibacterium rufum:
- a CDS encoding NUDIX hydrolase, with protein MPYRSTHHEVLAVVFQVRPQRGPDTDEKPVLHVLLWQRALDPQRGRWSLPGGRLGHDETLTYSVRRQLAEKVDLRELAHLEQLAVFSEPDRVPGDRTIASTFLGLVPSPATPELPPDTRWHPVSDLPPMAFDHGPMVDHAHNRLVAKLSYTNIGFALAPGEFALSTLRDIYSAALGHPVDATNLQRVLERRHVITRTGTTARSGRSGGRPASLYRFADARYRVTDEFAALRPPG; from the coding sequence CACCGACGAGAAACCGGTGCTTCACGTGCTGTTATGGCAACGCGCCCTGGACCCGCAGCGCGGCAGGTGGTCGCTGCCCGGCGGCCGACTGGGCCACGACGAGACGCTGACCTATTCGGTGCGCCGCCAACTCGCCGAGAAGGTCGATCTGCGTGAACTCGCTCACCTCGAACAGTTGGCGGTCTTCTCCGAGCCCGACCGGGTGCCGGGCGACCGCACGATCGCGTCCACCTTCCTCGGCCTGGTGCCCTCCCCCGCAACCCCCGAACTGCCCCCGGACACCCGGTGGCACCCGGTCAGCGACCTGCCGCCGATGGCCTTCGACCACGGCCCCATGGTTGATCACGCGCACAACCGACTGGTGGCCAAACTGTCGTACACGAACATCGGATTCGCCTTGGCGCCAGGCGAATTCGCCCTGTCCACGCTGCGCGACATCTACAGCGCCGCGCTCGGGCACCCCGTCGACGCGACGAACCTGCAGCGGGTGCTCGAACGTCGCCACGTCATCACCAGGACCGGCACCACGGCACGGTCGGGGCGCAGCGGCGGCCGCCCTGCCTCGCTCTACCGCTTCGCCGACGCGCGCTACCGGGTGACCGACGAATTCGCTGCATTGCGCCCGCCCGGGTGA